A genomic segment from Aegilops tauschii subsp. strangulata cultivar AL8/78 chromosome 1, Aet v6.0, whole genome shotgun sequence encodes:
- the LOC141027881 gene encoding uncharacterized protein codes for MAFADEYKDVEAHGKTKLHVIHTNDKKQMAITLTQYERHLSLQRHKIVGIDLEYNNEPEATQKPALCQLSIGKKHPVLLFQLSAAERCTIFDNFLADPRYTFAGFSIDGDKTRLERVNLEVTNFVDIQKEWRVPEATKELDSLGDVFGMLIDDYYNNMKKKNNDDEHKRWATLPLSMRHIEYAAKDAYAAYEIWNRITLTQDGLRRAKLEKEEPPKKRARSSWGWGDTNW; via the coding sequence ATGGCGTTCGCCGACGAGTACAAGGATGTGGAGGCCCACGGCAAGACCAAGTTGCACGTCATCCACACCAACGACAAGAAGCAGATGGCGATCACCCTCACGCAGTACGAGCGCCACCTCAGCCTCCAGCGCCACAAGATCGTCGGCATTGATCTCGAGTACAACAACGAGCCTGAAGCGACGCAGAAACCCGCCCTCTGCCAACTCTCCATCGGCAAGAAACACCCGGTGCTGCTCTTCCAACTGAGTGCCGCTGAAAGGTGCACCATCTTTGACAACTTCCTCGCCGACCCCAGGTACACCTTTGCAGGCTTCTCCATCGACGGCGACAAAACCAGGCTAGAGCGCGTCAATCTGGAGGTCACCAACTTCGTCGACATCCAGAAGGAGTGGAGGGTGCCCGAGGCAACCAAGGAGTTGGACTCCCTTGGAGACGTCTTCGGCATGCTTATCGACGACTACTACaacaacatgaagaagaagaacaatgacgACGAGCACAAGCGCTGGGCCACCCTGCCTCTGTCTATGAGGCACATCGAGTACGCGGCAAAGGACGCCTACGCAGCGTACGAGATATGGAACCGCATCACCCTCACCCAGGACGGGCTTCGCCGTGCAAAGCTGGAGAAGGAGGAGCCCCCCAAGAAACGCGCCAGGAGCAGTTGGGGATGGGGAGACACTAActggtga